In Oncorhynchus gorbuscha isolate QuinsamMale2020 ecotype Even-year linkage group LG08, OgorEven_v1.0, whole genome shotgun sequence, one genomic interval encodes:
- the LOC124040890 gene encoding gap junction gamma-1 protein-like produces the protein MTTMSWSFLTRLLEEIHNHSTFVGKVWLTVLIIFRIVLTAVGGESIYSDEQTKFTCNTKQPGCDNVCYDAFAPLSHVRFWVFQIIMISTPSVMYLGYAIHKIARTSELERRKFHRRKKLIHAQRWTDSHPLEEVREEDEDNDAEPMIYQEEVVEAQEVKPEPAKPQKHDGRRRIMQEGLMRIYVLQLLSRAVFEIGFLAGQYLLYGFRVNSSYVCNKLPCPHNVDCFISRPTEKTIFLLIMYVVSCLCLLLNVCEMFHLSIGTFRDTLRKRRNQEGRRPSYSYPYSHNIPASPPGYNLVMKSDRPNRIIPNSLIMHHEQNMANDVQEHNQECTSPDDNIPSDLASLHRHLRVAQEQLEMAFQTYNTNKNQPTSRTSSPGSTLAEQIRVNTTQEKQGARPKSATIEKAGTVVKNGKSSVWI, from the coding sequence ATGACCACCATGAGCTGGAGCTTTCTCACGCGTCTTCTGGAAGAGATCCACAACCATTCCACCTTTGTAGGGAAAGTGTGGCTCACGGTGCTCATCATATTCCGCATTGTGCTGACCGCCGTGGGGGGCGAGTCCATCTACTCTGACGAGCAGACCAAGTTCACCTGTAACACCAAGCAGCCCGGTTGTGACAACGTGTGCTACGATGCCTTCGCCCCACTCTCACATGTCCGCTTCTGGGTTTTCCAGATCATCATGATCTCCACCCCCTCAGTAATGTACCTGGGCTACGCCATCCACAAGATAGCCCGCACCTCCGAGTTGGAGCGCCGGAAGTTCCACCGCCGGAAGAAGCTCATTCATGCTCAAAGGTGGACGGATAGCCACCCGCTTGAGGAGGTgcgggaggaggatgaggacaaCGATGCAGAGCCTATGATCTaccaggaggaggtggtggaagcCCAAGAAGTCAAGCCTGAGCCGGCCAAGCCGCAGAAACATGACGGCCGCCGGCGGATCATGCAAGAGGGCCTGATGAGAATCTATGTCCTTCAGCTACTGTCCCGGGCCGTGTTTGAGATCGGCTTCCTGGCGGGCCAGTATCTTCTCTACGGCTTCCGTGTTAATTCATCATATGTGTGCAATAAGTTGCCCTGTCCCCACAATGTAGACTGCTTTATATCTCGGCCGACGGAAAAGACCATCTTCCTGCTCATCATGTATGTCGTCAGCTGCCTCTGCCTGCTCCTCAACGTGTGTGAGATGTTCCACTTGAGCATTGGAACATTCCGAGACACTCTCCGCAagaggaggaatcaggagggtCGACGGCCCTCGTACAGCTACCCGTACTCCCATAACATCCCCGCCTCTCCCCCCGGGTACAACCTGGTCATGAAGTCAGACAGGCCCAACCGGATTATCCCCAACAGTCTAATTATGCACCATGAGCAGAACATGGCCAACGATGTCCAGGAACATAACCAAGAGTGCACGAGTCCAGATGACAACATCCCCTCGGACCTAGCCAGCCTGCACCGCCACCTACGGGTGGCCCAGGAGCAGCTCGAAATGGCCTTCCAGACCTACAACACCAACAAGAACCAGCCCACCTCGAGGACAAGTAGTCCTGGAAGCACATTGGCAGAGCAAATCAGGGTCAACACAACCCAGGAGAAACAAGGAGCCAGGCCAAAATCAGCCACTATCGAGAAAGCTGGGACCGTTGTAAAAAATGGAAAGAGTTCTGTATGGATTTAG